One region of Limnospira fusiformis SAG 85.79 genomic DNA includes:
- a CDS encoding IS630-like element ISAtsp1 family transposase (programmed frameshift) codes for MPAPYSYDLRQKVIDAIELDGMPKTEASQVFHVSRNTINLWLQRKAQTGDFLPKPHHRPGNNHKITDWQKFKAFAQEHGDKTAAQMAELWDDDISPRTISRALKKIGFTRKKTYGYQERDEQQQEEFMAQIEHMEPEEVVYLDEAGMNSQDSDYPYGYCEEGKRFHALKSGKRQGRVSMIAAWCHQQLLAPFSFEGCCNRTVFELWLEFILIPTLKPGQTLVLDNATFHKGGRIAELVEAAQCRLLYLPPYSPDLNKIEKCWSWLKARIRHAREQFDSLHDAMDSVLKAAS; via the exons ATGCCAGCCCCCTATAGTTACGACCTCAGACAAAAAGTTATTGATGCCATTGAACTAGACGGTATGCCCAAAACAGAAGCCAGTCAAGTTTTCCATGTCAGCCGGAACACCATTAATCTCTGGCTGCAAAGAAAAGCACAGACCGGAGACTTCCTCCCTAAACCTCATCACCGACCTGGCAATAACCACAAAATTACCGACTGGCAAAAATTCAAGGCTTTTGCCCAAGAGCATGGCGACAAAACAGCAGCTCAAATGGCTGAACTTTGGGATGACGACATCTCTCCTCGCACCATATCCAGAGCCTTGAAGAAAATTGGCTTCACCAGAAAAAAAACTTACGGCTACCAAGAACGTGATGAGCAACAGCAAGAGGAGTTTATGGCTCAGATTGAACATATGGAGCCGGAAGAAGTGGTCTACCTCGATGAAGCCGGCATGAATAGTCAGGACTCGGATTACCCTTATGGTTACTGCGAGGAAGGAAAACGCTTCCATGCACTCAAATCAGGGAAGAGGCAGGGCAGGGTAAGTATGATAGCCGCATGGTGTCATCAACAACTCTTAGCTCCCTTTAGCTTTGAGGGTTGTTGTAATCGGACAGTGTTTGAGTTGTGGTTGGAGTTCATCTTAATTCCAACATTGAAGCCAGGTCAGACTCTAGTATTGGACAATGCAACGTTTCATAAAGGGGGACGGATTGCTGAACTGGTGGAGGCAGCTCAATGCCGTTTACTCTATCTTCCGCCTTATTCGCCAGACCTCAACAAGATAGAGAAATGTTGGTCGTGGCTGAAAGCCCGTATTCGCCAC GCACGTGAGCAGTTTGATTCTCTCCATGATGCCATGGATTCCGTTCTCAAAGCTGCGTCCTAA
- a CDS encoding IS630-like element ISAtsp1 family transposase, whose amino-acid sequence MPAPYSYDLRQKVIDAIELDGMPKTEASQVFHVSRNTINLWLQRKAQTGDFLPKPHHRPGNNHKITDWQKFKAFAQEHGDKTAAQMAELWDDDISPRTISRALKKIGFTRKKTYGYQERWKQQREEFMAQIEQMEPEEVVYLDEAGMNSQDSDYPYGYCEEGKRFHALKSGKRQGRVSYIAAWCHQQLLAPFSFEGCCNRTVFELWLEFILIPTLKPGQTLVLDNATFHKGGRIAELVEAAQCRLLYLPPYSPDLNKIEKCWSWLKARIRHCIEQFDSLHDAMDSVLKAAS is encoded by the coding sequence ATGCCAGCCCCCTATAGTTACGACCTCAGACAAAAAGTTATTGATGCCATTGAACTAGACGGTATGCCCAAAACAGAAGCCAGTCAAGTTTTCCATGTCAGCAGGAACACCATTAATCTCTGGCTGCAAAGAAAAGCACAGACCGGAGACTTCCTCCCTAAACCTCATCACCGACCTGGCAATAACCACAAAATTACCGACTGGCAAAAATTCAAGGCTTTTGCCCAAGAGCATGGCGACAAAACAGCAGCTCAAATGGCTGAACTTTGGGATGACGACATCTCTCCTCGCACCATATCCAGAGCCTTGAAGAAAATTGGCTTCACCAGAAAAAAAACTTACGGCTACCAAGAACGTTGGAAGCAACAGCGAGAGGAGTTTATGGCTCAGATTGAACAGATGGAGCCGGAAGAAGTGGTCTACCTCGATGAAGCCGGCATGAATAGTCAGGACTCGGATTACCCTTATGGTTACTGCGAGGAAGGAAAACGCTTCCATGCACTCAAATCAGGGAAGAGGCAGGGCAGGGTAAGCTATATAGCCGCATGGTGTCATCAACAACTCTTAGCTCCCTTTAGCTTTGAGGGTTGTTGTAATCGGACAGTGTTTGAGTTGTGGTTGGAGTTCATCTTAATTCCAACATTGAAGCCAGGTCAGACTCTAGTATTGGACAATGCAACGTTTCATAAAGGGGGGCGGATTGCTGAACTGGTGGAGGCAGCTCAATGCCGTTTACTCTATCTACCACCTTATTCGCCAGACCTCAACAAGATAGAGAAATGTTGGTCGTGGCTGAAAGCCCGTATTCGCCACTGCATTGAGCAGTTTGATTCTCTCCATGATGCCATGGATTCCGTTCTCAAAGCTGCGTCCTAA